One window of the Paraburkholderia sp. PGU19 genome contains the following:
- the murF gene encoding UDP-N-acetylmuramoyl-tripeptide--D-alanyl-D-alanine ligase, translated as MNMFSLREAVALIPGATVTGDESVAFERVSTDSRSCGPGDLFVALKGDRFDAHDFLADVAARNVSAVLVTRTPDNLNVPALRVTGDTRTALGALANGWRRRFAMPLVAVTGSNGKTTVKEMISSIFAAAVGEQSRLATAGNFNNDVGLPLTLFRLNETHKLAVVELGMNHPGETALLGTIAEPTVAVVNNAQREHQEFMATVEAVALEHASVIHALKAEGVAVFPANDAYAGIWRVAATGNRIVDFALNTAERTTEAAVQGTLDGNQLSIDTPEGHVDVMLQVLGAHNAHNALAATAAALASGVSLEAIKRGLEAFGAVKGRLQVKRAALGSMAGATVIDDTYNANPDSMLAAIDVLAERPSPRVLVMGDMGEVGDNGPEFHREVGAYAKARGIDALYALGDASRDACAAYGSEAHHCDDVNTLVAQLQQAGHGAAATYLVKGSRFMKMERVVDAVTSPQPAAPGNAPGAH; from the coding sequence ATGAACATGTTTTCGCTGCGTGAAGCCGTGGCACTGATTCCCGGCGCAACAGTAACGGGCGACGAATCGGTCGCGTTCGAGCGTGTCTCCACGGACAGCCGTTCGTGCGGCCCCGGCGATCTGTTCGTCGCGCTGAAGGGCGACCGTTTCGACGCGCACGATTTTCTCGCCGACGTCGCCGCGCGCAATGTCAGCGCGGTGCTCGTCACCCGCACGCCAGACAATTTAAACGTGCCCGCATTGCGCGTGACGGGCGATACGCGCACGGCATTGGGCGCATTGGCCAACGGCTGGCGTCGTCGCTTTGCGATGCCGCTCGTCGCAGTAACGGGCAGCAACGGCAAGACGACGGTCAAGGAAATGATCTCGTCGATCTTCGCGGCGGCTGTCGGTGAGCAATCGCGTCTTGCGACGGCCGGCAATTTCAACAACGACGTCGGCCTGCCGCTGACGCTGTTCCGTCTGAACGAAACGCACAAGCTCGCCGTCGTCGAGCTCGGCATGAATCATCCGGGCGAGACGGCCCTGCTCGGCACGATTGCCGAGCCGACCGTCGCGGTCGTCAACAACGCGCAGCGCGAGCATCAGGAATTCATGGCGACAGTCGAGGCCGTCGCGCTCGAACATGCCAGCGTGATTCACGCGCTTAAAGCCGAAGGCGTCGCCGTGTTCCCTGCCAACGATGCCTACGCCGGCATCTGGCGCGTCGCGGCAACGGGCAATCGCATCGTCGATTTCGCGCTGAATACGGCAGAACGCACGACGGAAGCTGCGGTCCAAGGCACGCTTGACGGAAATCAGTTGAGCATCGATACGCCCGAAGGCCACGTCGACGTCATGCTGCAAGTGCTCGGCGCGCACAACGCGCACAACGCGCTGGCAGCGACGGCAGCGGCGCTCGCGTCGGGTGTTTCGCTGGAAGCGATCAAGCGCGGTCTCGAAGCATTTGGCGCAGTGAAGGGCCGCTTGCAGGTGAAGCGCGCGGCGCTCGGCTCGATGGCGGGCGCGACCGTGATCGACGACACGTACAACGCGAATCCTGACTCCATGCTCGCCGCCATCGACGTGCTCGCAGAGCGTCCGTCGCCGCGCGTGCTGGTGATGGGCGACATGGGCGAAGTCGGCGACAACGGCCCGGAGTTTCATCGCGAAGTCGGCGCATACGCGAAGGCGCGCGGCATCGACGCGCTGTATGCGCTGGGCGACGCGTCGCGCGATGCCTGCGCCGCGTACGGCAGTGAAGCACACCATTGCGACGACGTGAACACGCTCGTCGCGCAATTGCAGCAGGCCGGTCACGGCGCGGCTGCGACGTATCTCGTGAAAGGCTCGCGCTTCATGAAAATGGAACGCGTGGTGGACGCCGTTACGAGTCCACAACCCGCTGCACCGGGCAACGCGCCCGGCGCACACTGA